In one Lolium rigidum isolate FL_2022 chromosome 3, APGP_CSIRO_Lrig_0.1, whole genome shotgun sequence genomic region, the following are encoded:
- the LOC124702458 gene encoding uncharacterized protein LOC124702458 isoform X1, whose product MPAPPLFARPSSAPTSPQPAPHPLLRPSASKRTKPNRPLLSPVKRRPALLAVVRSKGKDDASFTDRILDYIEGGPKLRKWYGAPDLLPKDGGTEGEEDEPSVDIEDPRDAVLVTNGDSEIGQMVILSLILKRARIKALVKDKRSTEEAFGTYVECMVGNIEDKSFTKKALRGVRSVICPTDDGFFSDLIDLKGVQHIVLLSQLSVYRNSGGLQAIMNSKLRKLAERDEEVVLASGIPSTIIRSASLQTTPGGERGFSFTEGVAAKGRISKEDAATICVEALDAIPQTTLIFEVANGDEKVADWKAWFAEQMAKG is encoded by the exons ATGCCCGCGCCTCCCCTGTTCGCGCGCCCCTCCTCCGCGCCTACCTCGCCGCAGCCTGCTCCTCATCCCCTTCTCCGTCCATCTGCCTCGAAGCGTACGAAACCCAATCGCCCCTTGCTCTCGCCTGTAAAGAGAAGGCCGGCGCTTCTCGCCGTCGTCCGGTCCAAGGGCAAGGACGACGCCAGCTTCACCGACCGCATCCTTGACTACATCGAGG GGGGTCCAAAGTTGAGGAAGTGGTACGGAGCACCCGATTTGCTTCCCAAGGATGGGGGGACCGAGGGTGAGGAGGATGAGCCTTCAG TAGATATCGAGGACCCTCGAGATGCCGTGCTAGTTACCAATGGCGACAGCGAGATAGGACAG ATGGTGATATTGTCACTGATTCTGAAAAGGGCTAGAATAAAAGCATTAGTGAAGGATAAACGATCCACCGAAGAAGCTTTTGGAACTTATGTAGAG TGCATGGTTGGCAACATTGAAGATAAGTCCTTCACAAAGAAAGCGTTAAGGGGTGTTCGTTCTGTAATTTGcccaaccgat GATGGCTTCTTCTCTGACCTGATTGACCTCAAGGGTGTCCAACACATTGTTCTGCTATCCCAG CTATCTGTCTACAGAAATAGCGGTGGGCTCCAAGCTATTATGAACAGCAAGCTGAGGAAGCTAGCAGAACGAGACGAAGAGGTGGTTCTTGCATCTGGCATCCCATCGACGATAATAAGGAGTGCTTCTCTGCAGACCACTCCTGGTGGTGAGAGGGGATTCAGTTTTACAGAG GGTGTAGCAGCCAAGGGAAGAATAAGCAAAGAGGATGCTGCTACAATTTGTGTGGAGGCCCTGGATGCCATTCCCCAGACAACACTCATATTCGAG GTGGCAAATGGGGACGAAAAGGTTGCAGACTGGAAAGCATGGTTTGCTGAGCAGATGGCAAAGGGCTAA
- the LOC124702458 gene encoding uncharacterized protein LOC124702458 isoform X2, with translation MPAPPLFARPSSAPTSPQPAPHPLLRPSASKRTKPNRPLLSPVKRRPALLAVVRSKGKDDASFTDRILDYIEGGPKLRKWYGAPDLLPKDGGTEGEEDEPSDIEDPRDAVLVTNGDSEIGQMVILSLILKRARIKALVKDKRSTEEAFGTYVECMVGNIEDKSFTKKALRGVRSVICPTDDGFFSDLIDLKGVQHIVLLSQLSVYRNSGGLQAIMNSKLRKLAERDEEVVLASGIPSTIIRSASLQTTPGGERGFSFTEGVAAKGRISKEDAATICVEALDAIPQTTLIFEVANGDEKVADWKAWFAEQMAKG, from the exons ATGCCCGCGCCTCCCCTGTTCGCGCGCCCCTCCTCCGCGCCTACCTCGCCGCAGCCTGCTCCTCATCCCCTTCTCCGTCCATCTGCCTCGAAGCGTACGAAACCCAATCGCCCCTTGCTCTCGCCTGTAAAGAGAAGGCCGGCGCTTCTCGCCGTCGTCCGGTCCAAGGGCAAGGACGACGCCAGCTTCACCGACCGCATCCTTGACTACATCGAGG GGGGTCCAAAGTTGAGGAAGTGGTACGGAGCACCCGATTTGCTTCCCAAGGATGGGGGGACCGAGGGTGAGGAGGATGAGCCTTCAG ATATCGAGGACCCTCGAGATGCCGTGCTAGTTACCAATGGCGACAGCGAGATAGGACAG ATGGTGATATTGTCACTGATTCTGAAAAGGGCTAGAATAAAAGCATTAGTGAAGGATAAACGATCCACCGAAGAAGCTTTTGGAACTTATGTAGAG TGCATGGTTGGCAACATTGAAGATAAGTCCTTCACAAAGAAAGCGTTAAGGGGTGTTCGTTCTGTAATTTGcccaaccgat GATGGCTTCTTCTCTGACCTGATTGACCTCAAGGGTGTCCAACACATTGTTCTGCTATCCCAG CTATCTGTCTACAGAAATAGCGGTGGGCTCCAAGCTATTATGAACAGCAAGCTGAGGAAGCTAGCAGAACGAGACGAAGAGGTGGTTCTTGCATCTGGCATCCCATCGACGATAATAAGGAGTGCTTCTCTGCAGACCACTCCTGGTGGTGAGAGGGGATTCAGTTTTACAGAG GGTGTAGCAGCCAAGGGAAGAATAAGCAAAGAGGATGCTGCTACAATTTGTGTGGAGGCCCTGGATGCCATTCCCCAGACAACACTCATATTCGAG GTGGCAAATGGGGACGAAAAGGTTGCAGACTGGAAAGCATGGTTTGCTGAGCAGATGGCAAAGGGCTAA